One stretch of Toxoplasma gondii ME49 chromosome XI, whole genome shotgun sequence DNA includes these proteins:
- a CDS encoding vacuolar transporter chaperone VTC2 (encoded by transcript TGME49_298630~Product name based on PMID:21195114.~Predicted trans-membrane domain (TMHMM2.0):1107-1130:1149-1172): protein MKFSKQLSAQADLRYLNEYISYKDLKKAIKVITGSDVQVCTVQDVVSNFRQTNALTGSIFRPPESRFQELLNHELDKINSFSKREVEAILDQLAVALVIMWRLHAALTLLRLAPDSPGYAEAQALLKRLEQREQEIRNALVVYPQKRGRATEQDKAGSPSSNPRCRGVSDEPSSSSEERELGAEGDDFSSAGGKTSSRGEGDAKRRQGDEDGGEGEQDDAKRSVAEALILLEKDVLEVEGVLEAQSQEIVFLDSFVRLNFTGFRKITKKYDKHNQSSAASWYMSRVVRQDFMNLNFTLLLTRLARCYVALRSLRRRLGEQQQQSLSISPADDPSKAASVKEDRSTVGSFSQSLGPEGARLSTYKRTGGSDEGEQRREPRFSLAARSRGSRDCREDIKVTKYLIAPDELMKVKVLILKHLPLLAAGGIPMDDSVLCPFENSSQAVAAEDFSAALEAAASLLRTSGTASDKREARQSLGGSRVPTWEVYLDNEEFTYYTNTRTRRDSPDSCRGVAPSRRVVRVRWQGLPSLNSAGRQVALELSRPDSSIADPQEDITTPLASNAPDVASSAFTVILRQKQLLQLLHGLITPSKLLDQLMDEMEASAAGVATGEGANATAASHRTGARGAANRGEGSGGGGGNRGSDDRAVALTKQKRKADMLQVLQTVWDAVQQRGVSPSVRTWFYRTEFMSEDGVAWISVDEDIRFSREMNRTPPANQWIRSETEALSTDDVHPFPWGLLDVSFLVRDNGVALPQHAVQQAKDFHPLVGRDDLEDFVADLRGLSTLTEVPGFSLFAHGTAYFYTPRLQALQARMSGYEQAVHLIPLWLQYTTNAEFDDDASQVFDEATEGGKGKKADRTSVGQSRLGRNQGDSAERGQRAGSPGGLSRPRVCHRGSVIDVVHQGTSASLVHDLQASAQVSPPTSSGVDQLGNSHRPSVSESRHPSAPALSVLASAPSLPMPAPPLLEVSPFQSGARGLLTQPLLDDGDRMAGERQSASRGGAPTPSQSWLLTGARYWRRYCNCFSLSGSAGRRRRSMSCLFPWSQRSSARRIHPVGPRSMVAGGVTSGPSVRVEPKTFFANERTLLQWMNTAVLIATISITLMNFGNPVGRIAGLLMSPVAVFFIGYSFWVYLRRARALERKEPIAYNDKLGPSILVVTLMLSLSAVIALNLLYHEGEAQLPITPQNSSTSTAPSLPPSPHALPLLSQLNVSHSQAAYKAPSAPNATVNAGGYSVADVPAPDFSLSHPATAYAAATALAAAEAAAAAGPVSFAGAPERAVHAHVTEAMTHAASAETAAAEGARVTAGAK from the exons ATGAAGTTCTCCAAGCAGCTTTCCGCCCAGGCGGACCTCCGGTATCTGAATGAGTACATTTCCTACAAGGACCTCAAGAAGGCTATCAAGGTCATCACTGGTAGCGACGTTCAAGTGTGCACTGTTCAGGATGTGGTGTCGAACTTCAGGCAGACCAACGCCCTCACAGGGTCCATTTTCAG GCCTCCAGAGTCGCGGTTTCAGGAGTTGTTGAACCACGAGTTGGACAAGATCAACTCGTTCTCCaagagagaggtggaagCGATTCTAGACCAGCTGGCTGTGGCCCTAGTGATCATGTGGCGACTGCATGCTGCTCTCACGCTCCTCCGTCTAGCCCCCGACTCGCCGGGGTATGCAGAAGCTCAGGCTCTGCTGAAACGTCTCGAGcagcgagaacaagagatccGAAACGCTCTCGTCGTGTACCCgcaaaaacgaggaagggCAACAGAGCAAGACAAGGCGggctcgccttcctcgaacCCCCGTTGTCGGGGCGTCTCCGACGAGCCCAGCAGCTCAAGCGAAGAACGGGAGCTAGGTGCGGAAGGGGATGACTTCTCTTCCGCTGGTGGGAAAACCTCGTCcaggggagaaggcgacgcgaagaggaggcagggtgacgaagacggaggggAGGGCGAACAAGACGACGCAAAGCGTTCAGTGGCGGAGGCGTTGATTCTTCTTGAAAAGGACGTTCTCGAAGTCGAGGGCGTCCTAGAAGCCCAGAGCCAGGAGATCGTGTTTCTGGACTCCTTCGTTCGCCTGAATTTCACGGGTTTCCGAAAAATAACGAAAAAATACGACAAGCACAACCAAAGCTCAGCCGCCAGCTGGTACATGTCCAGGGTCGTCCGCCAAGACTTTATGAATCTGAACTTCACTCTCCTGCTCACGCGCCTCGCTCGCTGTTACGTCGCTCTCCGCTCGCTGCGACGGCGTCTGggagagcagcagcagcagtcTCTGAGCATTTCTCCCGCCGACGATCCGAGCAAGGCAGCCTCTGTCAAGGAGGACCGGAGCACTGTAGGGTCATTCTCCCAGTCTCTGGGGCCTGAAGGTGCTCGTCTGTCCACTTATAAGAGAACCGGAGGCAGTGAtgagggagaacagagacgagagccgcgcttctctctcgctgcccgCAGCCGCGGCAGCAGAGATTGTCGCGAAGACATCAAGGTCACCAAATATCTGATCGCACCCGACGAACTGATGAA AGTAAAGGTGCTGATTTTAAAACACCTTCCGCTTCTTGCGGCCGGCGGAATTCCCATGGACGACTCGGTTTTATGCCCGTTCGAGAACAGCTCCCAAGCGGTCGCTGCAGAGGACTTTTCGGCGGCGCTGGAGGCAGCGGCCTCGCTCTTGAGGACGTCGGGAACTGCCAGTGATAAGCGCGAGGCAAGACAGAGCCTTGGAGGCAGCAGAGTCCCGACGTGGGAAGTTTATCTGGACAACGAGGAGTTCACCTACTACACAAATACA CGCACTCGGAGAGATTCGCCCGACAGCTGCCGAGGCGTCGCCCCGTCCCGTCGTGTCGTGCGTGTCCGGTGGCAAGGCCTACCGTCTCTGAACTCGGCCGGGCGCCAAGTAGCACTCGAGCTGAGCAGGCCGGATTCATCAATTGCGGATCCTCAGGAGGACATTACAACACCCCTCGCT AGCAATGCACCGGATGTCGCGTCGTCTGCCTTCACAGTGATTCTGCGCCAAAagcagcttctgcagcttctgcacGGCCTCATCACACCTTCGAAGCTTCTGGATCAGTTGATGGACGAAATGGAAGCGTCTGCTGCGGGCGTCGCGACTGGAGAAGGTGCCAACGCGACCGCAGCGAGTCACAGAACCGGCGCAAGAGGAGCCGCAAACCGCGGAGAAGGGAGTGGTGGAGGCGGAGGGaaccgtggcagtgacgaCCGCGCGGTAGCGttgacgaagcagaagaggaaggcggacATGCTCCAAGTTCTTCAGACGGTGTGGGACGCCGTCCAGCAACGAGGCGTCTCGCCATCTGTCAGAACCTGGTTCTACAGGACAGAGTTCAT GAGCGAAGATGGTGTAGCCTGGATCAGCGTAGACGAAGACATCCGGTTCTCACGGGAGATGAACCGCACTCCTCCTGCCAATC AGTGGATCCGatcggagacagaagctcTCTCAACGGACGATGTGCACCCATTTCCCTGGGGACTCCTGGATGTTTCGTTTCTGGTCCGGGACAACGGCGTGGCGCTGCCCCAGCACGCCGTGCAACAAGCGAAGGATTTTCACCCACTCGTGGGTCGCGACGATCTGGAGGACTTCGTGGCGGATCTCCGAG GTCTCTCCACGTTGACGGAGGTGCCGGGATTCTCCCTTTTCGCCCATGGCACAGCCTACTTTTACACTCCGCGCCTCCAGGCTCTTCAGGCGCGCATGAGTGGATACGAACAAGCTGTGCATCTGATTCCTCTCTGGCTTCAGTATACAACCAACGCTGAGTTTGACGATGATGCGTCACAGGTTTTCGACGAAGCTACTGAGGGcgggaaagggaagaaggcggacaGAACGTCCGTCGGGCAGAGCCGACTGGGGAGAAAccaaggagacagcgccgaACGAGGCCAACGTGCAGGCAGCCCAGGAGGTCTTTCCAGACCCCGAGTGTGTCACCGAGGAAGCGTGATAGATGTGGTACACCAAGGCACGTCTGCATCGCTTGTCCACGATTTGCAGGCGAGTGCACAG GTGTCCCCGCCAACGTCGTCCGGCGTCGACCAACTCGGGAACAGTCACCGGCCCTCAGTTTCCGAAAGCCGTCACCCGTCGGCGCCGGCCCTCTCGGTGTTGGCAAGCGCCCCGTCTCTCCCCATGCCTGCTCCGCCGCTTTTGGAGGTCTCTCCGTTCCAAAGCGGGGCGCGAGGCCTGCTCACTCAGCCCCTTctcgacgacggagacagaatggcaggcgagagacagtCTGCCTCTCGAGGCGGGGCGCCGACGCCATCCCAATCGTGGCTCCTCACCGGCGCTCGGTACTGGAGGCGGTACTGTAACTGCTTCTCGTTATCTGGTAGCgcaggcagacgcagacgctcCATGTCTTGTCTTTTCCCGTGGTCTCAAAGGTCGTCAGCTCGGCGGATCCATCCTGTGGGGCCTCGCAGCATGGTTGCCGGCGGGGTAACGAGTGGCCCATCTGTGCGTGTGGAGCCGAAGACATTCTTCGCAAATGAAAGAACGCTTCTTCAGTGGATGAACACTGCAGTGCTCATCGCGACGATTTCCATTACTCTGATGAACTTCGGCAACCCCGTTGGAAGGATCGCGGGTCTTCTCATGTCGCCCGTGGCGGTCTTCTTCATTGGATACTCCTTCTGG GTGTATCTGCGTCGAGCGCGGgcgctggagagaaaggagccCATTGCCTACAACGACAAGCTGG GTCCGTCGATTCTCGTAGTCACACTGATGCTGTCATTGTCCGCTGTAATTGCCTTGAACCTGCTGTACCATGAGGGGGAAGCACAGCTTCCCATAACGCCCCAAAACAGCAGCACCTCCACTGCTCCTTCGTTACCTCCTTCGCCGCACGCGTTGCCGCTGCTTTCTCAGCTGAATGTTTCGCATTCACAGGCCGCTTACAAAGCTCCGTCAGCTCCCAACGCAACAGTAAACGCCGGCGGATACAGTGTAGCGGACGTCCCTGCTCCtgacttttctctctcccatcCTGCAACGGCTTATGCTGCGGCCACTGCGCTCGCTGCTGCggaagcagcagccgcggctgGTCCGGTGTCATTCGCTGGCGCACCCGAGCgtgctgtgcatgcacacgtaACAGAAGCGATGACGCATGCGGCCTCCGCCGAGACCGCGGCCGCTGAGGGTGCCCGAGTAACTGCAGGCGCCAAGTGA